The Nocardia arthritidis genome has a window encoding:
- a CDS encoding SMP-30/gluconolactonase/LRE family protein, giving the protein MRLVGRRIRALCVAAAVMAGVPAAPASGDIATGCGGWQVDTVVQGLEKLENLEPDGVGGFYLSGLESTLYHVDASGRVRTVLAHQGSGFGGLQLDGTTLYFAGLDGTFAEFDTTTGESTVLARQGGNGLLRLPGGDLLTTWVGTEGGPSQGITRYSHGTGAVQPNWASVPRAEGLALSPDRHAVYTDDLFSGEIYRVPLDAPSGWTVVGRLPGIATGPDDLTMTKAGDVFVAAHLQGAIHRFDPNTGTSCVVASGLSGGWTGPSSVRIGPDGDGWALYVTGFDGTLRRLRPPADIDLTPVPRA; this is encoded by the coding sequence ATGAGGTTGGTGGGGAGAAGAATTCGCGCATTGTGCGTGGCCGCCGCGGTCATGGCGGGCGTGCCGGCGGCACCGGCGTCTGGGGATATCGCAACCGGGTGCGGCGGCTGGCAGGTCGATACGGTCGTGCAGGGGCTCGAGAAACTGGAGAACCTCGAGCCCGATGGCGTTGGCGGGTTCTACCTCTCCGGCTTGGAGTCCACGCTCTATCACGTCGATGCGTCGGGCCGGGTTCGCACCGTACTCGCCCACCAAGGCAGCGGTTTCGGCGGTCTGCAGCTCGACGGGACGACGCTCTACTTCGCCGGGCTGGATGGGACCTTCGCCGAATTCGACACCACCACCGGTGAATCGACCGTCCTCGCCCGCCAAGGCGGTAACGGTTTGCTGCGCCTGCCCGGTGGTGACCTGCTGACCACCTGGGTCGGCACCGAGGGCGGTCCGTCGCAAGGAATCACCCGCTACTCACACGGCACCGGTGCCGTGCAACCCAACTGGGCGTCGGTGCCTCGCGCGGAAGGTCTGGCGCTGAGCCCGGACCGTCACGCGGTCTACACCGACGACCTGTTCAGCGGCGAGATCTACCGAGTCCCGCTGGACGCCCCGAGCGGCTGGACCGTGGTCGGACGGCTGCCCGGTATCGCGACCGGACCCGACGATCTGACCATGACGAAAGCCGGAGACGTGTTCGTCGCCGCGCACCTGCAAGGCGCAATCCACCGCTTCGACCCGAACACTGGAACTTCCTGCGTTGTCGCGTCCGGTTTGTCGGGCGGATGGACCGGACCGAGTTCGGTGCGTATCGGCCCGGACGGCGACGGATGGGCGTTATACGTCACCGGCTTCGACGGCACGCTGCGACGCCTGCGGCCACCGGCCGATATCGATCTCACGCCGGTACCGAGGGCCTGA
- a CDS encoding glycosyltransferase: MAHIAIAAFGSRGDLVPLTDFGCRLREAGHDVVMTATPDLVDEIAACRLEVRPVDFAPDHEIDLDKPAKAAMELLSPKGMRRLGENLLAALADVPADVLLLSPFAELAGHPLAEARNIPSIGVRLQPLSTTSAFPPSLLGAWSAGPAVNRGAGRFATAMFDRIYGKTIAGFRDRLGLPRVAQRSLRRRRTNAEWPVLHGFSPSVVPRPGDWRPGLTVTGYWWPRRPIGWEPPGELVSFLESGSPPVFFGLGSLMLSKSQTTHVSELVRQALHTVGVRGVVQAGGAGLHVRDDTVITIGAVPHDWLFGKVATVAHSCGAGTTAAGLRAGLPTVAIPSPGGDQPFWARRLHELGVSPATLPRPKLTAERLARAIDTALTEPSHRTHAEQLATRIAEEDGAAAVVAKVEELVDKHLG, encoded by the coding sequence GTGGCGCACATCGCGATAGCAGCGTTCGGGTCACGAGGAGATCTGGTCCCGTTGACCGACTTCGGGTGTCGGCTTCGCGAGGCGGGTCACGACGTCGTCATGACCGCGACGCCGGACCTCGTCGACGAAATAGCCGCCTGCCGGCTCGAGGTGAGGCCGGTCGACTTCGCACCCGACCACGAGATAGACCTGGACAAGCCGGCCAAAGCCGCCATGGAACTGTTGTCTCCCAAAGGTATGCGCCGACTCGGCGAGAATCTGCTGGCCGCACTCGCCGACGTGCCGGCCGATGTGCTGCTGCTTTCGCCGTTCGCCGAACTCGCCGGGCATCCGCTCGCCGAAGCGCGCAACATCCCCAGCATCGGCGTACGCCTGCAACCGCTTTCGACGACTTCGGCGTTCCCGCCGTCGCTTTTGGGCGCCTGGTCGGCAGGCCCGGCCGTCAACCGCGGCGCCGGACGCTTCGCCACCGCGATGTTCGATCGAATTTACGGTAAGACCATCGCCGGGTTCCGCGACCGATTGGGCTTGCCGAGGGTGGCACAGCGGTCGCTGCGGCGTCGGCGCACGAATGCCGAATGGCCTGTCCTGCACGGTTTCTCGCCCAGTGTCGTGCCGCGTCCCGGCGACTGGCGGCCCGGTTTGACGGTGACCGGCTATTGGTGGCCGCGACGACCTATCGGGTGGGAGCCGCCGGGCGAGCTCGTCTCGTTCCTCGAATCCGGTTCTCCGCCAGTATTTTTCGGCTTGGGCAGTCTCATGCTCTCCAAGAGCCAGACGACGCATGTGTCCGAACTCGTCCGGCAGGCGCTGCACACCGTGGGGGTGCGCGGCGTGGTCCAGGCGGGTGGCGCCGGTCTGCACGTGCGCGACGACACCGTCATCACCATCGGCGCCGTCCCGCACGACTGGCTGTTCGGCAAGGTGGCCACGGTGGCGCACTCCTGCGGGGCGGGCACCACGGCCGCGGGCCTTCGCGCCGGACTACCCACGGTCGCCATCCCATCACCGGGTGGCGACCAACCCTTCTGGGCGCGGCGGCTACACGAACTCGGCGTCAGCCCGGCAACTCTGCCGCGCCCGAAACTCACCGCCGAACGACTCGCCCGCGCTATCGACACCGCGCTGACCGAGCCCAGCCACCGAACACATGCCGAACAACTCGCCACCCGGATCGCCGAAGAAGACGGCGCCGCGGCGGTGGTCGCGAAGGTTGAAGAGCTCGTCGACAAACACCTCGGATGA
- a CDS encoding TetR family transcriptional regulator yields the protein MRSRGGESTFTEVARRSQIVDCAIETIAELGYHQASVRKIADRVGVAMSVVLYHFGNKDELVAAIVTECYRSVIEIMLPVVERETTAAGKLAAHIRAHTEYIATHRSHQIALTEIAANYRSRAGRRLHELTVDLAPDQRTDLAKLELEAIFERGVESNEFRSLSPVSMALAVRSAIGGALLNSTTDPDFDVRAYGEDLVTAFLLAAENR from the coding sequence ATGCGATCTAGAGGCGGTGAGTCCACGTTCACCGAGGTGGCGCGCCGCTCCCAGATCGTCGACTGTGCTATCGAGACGATCGCCGAGCTGGGCTATCACCAGGCGTCGGTCCGCAAGATCGCCGACCGGGTCGGTGTCGCGATGAGCGTGGTGCTGTATCACTTCGGGAACAAGGACGAACTCGTCGCCGCGATCGTCACCGAGTGCTACCGGTCGGTCATCGAGATCATGCTGCCCGTGGTCGAGCGGGAAACCACCGCGGCCGGGAAACTCGCGGCCCACATTCGAGCCCATACCGAATACATCGCGACTCATCGCTCGCACCAAATCGCGTTGACCGAGATCGCCGCCAACTACCGCAGCCGCGCCGGGCGGCGTCTGCATGAACTGACTGTTGACCTCGCCCCCGACCAGCGGACCGATCTGGCGAAACTGGAACTGGAAGCGATCTTCGAACGCGGCGTCGAATCGAACGAATTCCGTTCGCTGTCCCCGGTTTCCATGGCACTGGCGGTGCGCAGCGCCATCGGCGGAGCCTTGCTGAACTCGACCACCGACCCGGACTTCGATGTCCGCGCCTACGGCGAGGATCTCGTCACCGCGTTTCTGCTCGCCGCCGAAAACAGATAA
- a CDS encoding peptidylprolyl isomerase produces the protein MSNEVRGKRNYGRIDRSSQILKGATVFAATIGAVAFAAGGAGAVERPALTGVSVPGCQDPKAGQPNGKQWPAEPALTVDQGAQYTATLETSCGTVTIALDAAKAPHTVNSFAFLSGENYFDHTRCHRLTTQGIYVLQCGDPTATGTGGPGYRFGDENLPGASYAAGTVAMANSGPDTNGSQFFLVYKDTQLPPNYTPFGKVTAGLDVLQNIANAGVQGGGADGAPAVDVSLDSVATVRN, from the coding sequence GTGAGCAACGAAGTGCGGGGCAAGCGGAACTACGGCAGGATCGACCGGAGTAGCCAGATACTGAAGGGCGCAACTGTTTTCGCGGCAACCATCGGCGCGGTCGCATTCGCGGCGGGCGGTGCGGGCGCGGTCGAGCGCCCGGCGCTCACCGGTGTCAGCGTTCCCGGCTGCCAGGATCCGAAGGCCGGTCAGCCCAACGGCAAACAGTGGCCCGCCGAACCGGCGCTCACCGTGGACCAAGGCGCCCAGTACACCGCGACCCTCGAAACCAGCTGCGGGACAGTGACGATCGCGCTCGACGCGGCCAAAGCGCCGCACACGGTGAACTCGTTCGCCTTCCTGTCCGGCGAGAACTACTTCGACCACACCCGCTGCCACCGGCTCACCACCCAGGGCATCTACGTGCTGCAGTGCGGCGATCCGACCGCCACCGGAACGGGCGGCCCCGGCTACCGGTTCGGGGATGAGAACCTGCCGGGCGCCAGCTACGCGGCGGGCACCGTCGCCATGGCCAACTCCGGGCCCGACACCAACGGCAGTCAGTTCTTCCTGGTGTACAAGGACACCCAATTGCCGCCCAACTACACGCCTTTCGGCAAGGTCACCGCCGGGCTCGATGTCCTGCAGAACATCGCGAACGCCGGCGTCCAGGGCGGCGGCGCCGACGGTGCGCCCGCGGTGGATGTCTCGCTGGATTCGGTTGCCACGGTTCGCAATTAG
- a CDS encoding CocE/NonD family hydrolase gives MRDGVVLRADVYRPKTDQPVPVILMRTQYGKSAAQVQPSRYRTPDWFASHCYLVVIQDVRGLGKSDGVFSEFGNDQHDGYDTVEWAAQLPGANGKVGMYGSSYVGATQWLAATETPPHLTTIVPANTASDYYDGWTYEGGAYRLAFIEPWAMGTIGLEAAQQRKDQAAADRITAGIADATSWMNFRPYKDFPPLQPSNPAVAPWFYDWIRNSTRDDYWKQWSIRDRYQNVKVPVLDMEGWYDAFLAGGVENFTGMADRGGSQEAKQNQRLVIGPWDHLGWGRKSSTIAPRLENLGPVADSPINELMLAWYDHFLKGVDNGVAGKPRVDYYVMGANKWKSAPSWPLPQTKWTEYFFQDSGVNGPAGRVGKLVTQAPTGTGSDRYLYDPATPVPSVGGHSCCGVGEGPQGPFDQAAAEQRSDVLTYTTDPLTADTEVTGPVTVKLWASSTAPDTDFVARLEAVTPDGAAVNLNNGILRAAFRDSLSDPTPIEPGKPYQFTIKIWPTSYQFKTGDRIRVAVSSSDYPQYAPNPNTGERFGDSARTQPATQTVYRDAQHPSSVVIPVIPAGDNGSDTFPLKPGK, from the coding sequence ATGCGTGACGGCGTTGTGCTGCGGGCCGATGTCTACCGGCCGAAAACCGATCAGCCGGTGCCGGTGATCCTGATGCGCACCCAATACGGCAAATCCGCCGCCCAGGTGCAGCCGTCGCGGTACCGCACCCCGGACTGGTTCGCCTCGCACTGCTACCTCGTCGTCATCCAGGACGTGCGCGGCCTCGGCAAATCCGATGGCGTCTTCAGCGAATTCGGCAACGATCAGCACGACGGCTACGACACGGTCGAGTGGGCCGCGCAGTTGCCCGGCGCCAACGGCAAGGTCGGCATGTACGGCTCGTCGTATGTCGGTGCCACGCAGTGGCTCGCCGCCACCGAGACCCCGCCGCATCTGACCACCATCGTGCCCGCCAATACCGCCTCGGACTACTACGACGGCTGGACCTACGAGGGCGGCGCGTACCGCCTCGCCTTCATCGAACCGTGGGCCATGGGCACCATCGGGCTGGAGGCCGCGCAGCAGCGCAAGGACCAGGCGGCCGCCGACCGGATCACCGCGGGCATCGCCGATGCCACCTCCTGGATGAATTTCCGCCCTTACAAAGACTTTCCGCCCTTGCAGCCGTCGAATCCCGCTGTCGCGCCGTGGTTCTACGACTGGATCCGCAACTCGACTCGCGACGACTACTGGAAACAGTGGAGCATTCGCGACCGCTATCAGAACGTCAAAGTCCCTGTACTGGATATGGAGGGCTGGTACGACGCGTTCCTGGCCGGCGGCGTGGAGAACTTCACCGGAATGGCCGATCGCGGCGGCAGCCAGGAGGCCAAACAGAATCAGCGGCTCGTCATCGGGCCCTGGGACCATTTGGGTTGGGGCAGAAAGAGTTCCACCATCGCGCCACGGCTGGAGAACCTCGGCCCGGTAGCCGACAGCCCGATCAATGAGCTGATGTTGGCCTGGTACGACCATTTCTTGAAGGGTGTGGACAACGGTGTCGCGGGTAAGCCGCGTGTCGATTATTACGTGATGGGCGCGAACAAGTGGAAGTCCGCGCCGAGTTGGCCACTGCCGCAAACGAAATGGACCGAATACTTCTTCCAGGACAGCGGCGTCAACGGACCCGCGGGCCGGGTCGGCAAACTCGTCACCCAGGCCCCGACCGGCACCGGCTCCGACCGCTACCTCTACGACCCGGCGACACCGGTGCCGAGCGTCGGCGGGCATTCCTGCTGCGGGGTCGGCGAGGGTCCGCAGGGTCCGTTCGATCAAGCCGCGGCCGAACAGCGTTCGGATGTGTTGACCTACACCACCGACCCGCTCACCGCCGACACCGAGGTGACGGGTCCGGTCACGGTTAAGCTCTGGGCGTCGTCCACTGCGCCGGATACGGATTTCGTTGCGCGGCTGGAGGCTGTGACACCCGATGGCGCGGCGGTGAATCTGAACAACGGCATCCTGCGCGCGGCGTTCCGTGATTCGCTGAGCGATCCGACGCCGATCGAACCGGGTAAGCCGTATCAGTTCACGATCAAGATCTGGCCTACCAGTTACCAATTCAAGACCGGCGACCGGATTCGAGTGGCGGTGTCGAGCAGCGATTATCCGCAGTACGCGCCGAATCCCAATACCGGCGAACGTTTCGGTGACAGCGCACGCACCCAGCCCGCCACGCAGACGGTGTACCGCGATGCGCAGCACCCTTCCTCGGTGGTTATTCCGGTAATTCCGGCCGGGGACAACGGATCCGACACCTTCCCGCTGAAGCCCGGCAAGTAA
- a CDS encoding CocE/NonD family hydrolase yields the protein MTAQPAAWPPDTDRGDCAVEKQPDVPATMRDGTVLRADVYRPKTDQPVPVILMRTQYLKSSAQIQPSRYRAPDWFASHCYLVVIQDTRGLGKSDGVFSEFTNDQRDGYDSVEWAAQLPGSNGKVGMYGSSYVGATQWLAATETPPHLAAIVPANTSSDYYDGWNYEGGAFRLAFVEPWAMLTIGIEAAQRRGDKAAEDQLKAALTDVTSWMNFRPYKDFPPFQPTNPAVAPWFYDWIRNSTRNDYWKQWSIRDRYQNVKVPVLDMAGWYDVFLAGGVENFTGMVERGGSQEAKDNQRLVIGPWDHVGWGRKDSVIAPRLENLGPVADSPMNELMLAWYDHFLKGVDNGVAGKPRVDYYVMGANRWKSAPSWPLPQTKWTEYFFTDTGTISSAGRVGKLMPQPPTGDGSDRYRYDPADPAPSVGGHSCCGIGIGVQGPYDQTSVEQRTDVLTYTTDPLTADTEVTGPVTVKLWASSTAPDTDFVARLEVVTQDGSAVNLNNGILRAAFRDSLSDPSPIEPGKPYQFTIKIWPTSYQFKAGDRIRVAVSSSDYPQYAPNPNTGERFGDSARTQPATQTVYRDSQHPSSVVIPVIPAGDNGSDTFPLKPGR from the coding sequence ATGACGGCGCAGCCCGCGGCGTGGCCGCCGGATACCGATCGCGGTGACTGTGCGGTCGAAAAGCAGCCGGATGTGCCCGCCACCATGCGTGACGGCACCGTGCTGCGGGCCGATGTCTACCGGCCGAAAACCGATCAGCCGGTGCCGGTGATCCTGATGCGTACCCAGTACCTCAAGTCGTCGGCGCAGATCCAGCCGTCGCGGTACCGTGCACCGGACTGGTTCGCCTCGCACTGCTATCTGGTGGTTATCCAAGACACTCGCGGCCTCGGCAAATCCGATGGCGTCTTCAGCGAGTTCACCAACGATCAGCGCGACGGCTACGACAGCGTCGAGTGGGCCGCGCAGTTGCCGGGCAGCAACGGCAAGGTCGGCATGTACGGCTCGTCGTATGTCGGTGCCACGCAGTGGCTCGCCGCCACCGAGACGCCGCCGCATCTGGCCGCGATCGTGCCCGCCAATACGTCCTCCGACTACTACGACGGCTGGAACTATGAGGGCGGCGCGTTCCGGCTGGCCTTCGTCGAACCGTGGGCGATGCTCACCATCGGTATCGAGGCGGCCCAGCGCCGCGGCGACAAGGCGGCCGAGGATCAGCTGAAGGCGGCGCTCACCGATGTCACGTCGTGGATGAATTTCCGCCCGTACAAAGACTTTCCGCCGTTCCAGCCGACCAATCCGGCTGTCGCGCCGTGGTTCTACGACTGGATTCGCAACTCGACTCGCAATGATTACTGGAAGCAGTGGAGCATTCGGGACCGATATCAGAACGTCAAGGTGCCGGTGCTCGATATGGCGGGCTGGTACGACGTATTCCTGGCGGGCGGCGTGGAGAACTTCACCGGGATGGTCGAACGCGGCGGCAGTCAGGAGGCGAAGGACAATCAGCGGCTGGTGATCGGTCCGTGGGACCATGTCGGTTGGGGCAGAAAGGATTCGGTGATCGCGCCGCGCCTGGAGAATCTCGGCCCGGTGGCCGACAGCCCGATGAACGAGCTGATGTTGGCCTGGTACGACCATTTCTTGAAGGGTGTGGACAACGGTGTCGCGGGTAAGCCGCGTGTCGACTATTACGTGATGGGTGCGAACAGGTGGAAGTCCGCGCCGAGTTGGCCACTGCCGCAAACGAAATGGACCGAATACTTCTTCACCGACACCGGGACGATCTCGTCCGCGGGCCGGGTCGGCAAGTTGATGCCGCAGCCGCCGACCGGTGACGGCTCGGACCGCTACCGTTACGATCCGGCCGATCCGGCGCCGAGCGTCGGCGGGCATTCCTGCTGCGGCATCGGAATTGGCGTACAGGGTCCGTACGATCAGACCTCGGTCGAACAGCGCACCGATGTATTGACCTACACCACCGACCCGCTCACCGCCGATACCGAGGTGACGGGTCCGGTGACGGTGAAGTTGTGGGCGTCGTCGACGGCGCCGGATACAGATTTCGTTGCGCGGCTGGAGGTTGTGACACAGGACGGGTCGGCGGTGAATCTGAATAACGGGATCCTGCGGGCGGCGTTCCGTGATTCGCTGAGCGATCCGTCGCCGATCGAGCCGGGTAAGCCGTATCAGTTCACGATCAAGATCTGGCCTACGAGTTACCAGTTCAAGGCCGGTGACCGGATCAGGGTGGCGGTGTCGAGTAGTGATTATCCGCAGTACGCGCCGAATCCCAATACGGGGGAGCGTTTCGGTGACAGTGCACGCACCCAGCCCGCGACGCAGACGGTGTACCGCGATTCGCAGCATCCGTCGTCGGTGGTGATCCCGGTTATTCCGGCCGGGGACAACGGATCCGACACCTTCCCGCTGAAACCGGGCAGATGA
- a CDS encoding TetR/AcrR family transcriptional regulator, with product MRSENGSDGQRKSFIEAARRKQIIAAAVEVISEVGYGNASLARIAERAGISKGVISYHFAGKDELMTELVVQLFVAGAEYMVPLIEAETGARNRLRVYLESNLRYIDENRKHIGAMVAVALNFRKPDGTPVFDGSNEEQDVIEPLAELLREGQRSGEFGEFDPKLMARSIRDSIDGAGSRAVRDPDFDMPGYSAHLCRVYGLATRGEAEIEEGRRGLAIREEELS from the coding sequence GTGCGGTCAGAAAATGGGTCGGATGGCCAACGGAAGTCGTTCATCGAGGCGGCGCGGCGGAAGCAGATCATCGCGGCGGCGGTCGAGGTGATCTCCGAGGTCGGCTATGGGAATGCGTCGCTGGCCCGGATCGCCGAACGTGCGGGGATCTCCAAGGGCGTCATCTCATACCACTTCGCGGGTAAAGACGAGTTGATGACCGAGCTGGTCGTGCAGCTGTTCGTGGCGGGCGCGGAGTATATGGTCCCGCTCATCGAGGCCGAGACGGGCGCGCGCAACCGGCTGCGCGTCTACCTGGAATCGAACCTGCGCTACATCGACGAGAACCGCAAGCACATCGGTGCGATGGTCGCTGTGGCGCTGAACTTTCGGAAGCCGGACGGCACACCGGTTTTCGACGGCAGCAATGAGGAGCAAGACGTGATCGAACCGCTCGCGGAGTTGCTGCGCGAAGGCCAGCGCAGCGGCGAATTCGGCGAATTCGATCCGAAGCTGATGGCGAGATCGATCCGGGACTCGATCGACGGTGCGGGCAGCAGGGCCGTCCGCGATCCGGATTTCGATATGCCCGGATATTCCGCGCATCTGTGCCGCGTCTACGGCCTCGCCACCCGCGGGGAGGCCGAAATCGAGGAGGGTCGCCGGGGGCTGGCGATCCGGGAGGAGGAACTGTCGTGA
- a CDS encoding carboxylesterase/lipase family protein, which translates to MLTAETTAGRVRGAAVGPVRVFRGIPFAHAERFASPEPPPPWPGVRDASEFGPAAPQSASRLARVFGPFEVPQDEHCLSLNVWAPAGERHPVLVFLHGGGFSSGAGRLGWYDGTEFAAATDTVVVTVNYRLGALGYLALPGVSAGNLGLLDQLAALRWVRDNIAAFGGDPALVTVSGQSGGALSIVAMLAGRSGSGLFRRAILQSTPLGMPPADPDDALTVGRMLLAELGIADEQRLRQVPVAALLAAQDAVAARRSGATPPFQLVADGDLVPADLLTVPRTDVDVLAGTNRDEGAGFFAGEPAAIAAATARFFTDSLPRLSDSLAAGGAAPWRYRFDWCPPDSPFGACHGIELPFVLGDAAAWAAAPMLCGQRPGELVDEVRTRWAGFVRAGDPGWRRGTEHRFDG; encoded by the coding sequence GTGCTGACCGCCGAGACGACCGCGGGCCGGGTGCGCGGAGCCGCCGTGGGGCCGGTGCGGGTATTCCGCGGCATACCCTTCGCGCACGCGGAGAGGTTCGCCTCACCGGAGCCGCCTCCGCCATGGCCCGGCGTCCGGGACGCCAGCGAATTCGGCCCTGCGGCACCGCAATCGGCGTCCCGGCTGGCGCGCGTGTTCGGGCCGTTCGAGGTGCCGCAGGACGAGCACTGCCTGTCGTTGAACGTGTGGGCACCTGCGGGCGAACGACATCCGGTGCTGGTGTTCCTGCACGGTGGCGGATTCTCCAGCGGCGCAGGGCGACTCGGTTGGTACGACGGCACGGAATTCGCGGCCGCCACCGATACCGTTGTGGTGACGGTGAACTACCGGCTCGGCGCGCTCGGCTATCTGGCGCTGCCCGGGGTGAGCGCGGGCAATCTGGGACTGCTCGACCAGCTCGCGGCGCTGCGCTGGGTGCGCGACAATATCGCCGCGTTCGGCGGCGATCCGGCGCTGGTCACCGTCTCGGGCCAGTCCGGCGGCGCGCTGTCGATCGTCGCGATGCTGGCCGGGCGGAGCGGTTCGGGGCTGTTCCGGCGGGCGATCCTACAGAGCACCCCGCTGGGAATGCCGCCGGCCGATCCGGACGACGCGCTGACTGTCGGGCGAATGTTGCTGGCGGAGTTGGGAATAGCGGACGAGCAGCGGTTGCGGCAGGTTCCGGTCGCTGCGCTGCTGGCGGCGCAGGACGCGGTCGCGGCTCGGCGGTCCGGGGCGACCCCGCCGTTCCAGTTGGTCGCCGACGGCGATCTGGTGCCCGCGGACCTGTTGACCGTGCCGCGCACCGACGTCGACGTGCTGGCGGGCACGAACCGGGACGAAGGGGCCGGATTCTTCGCTGGCGAGCCAGCGGCGATCGCGGCCGCCACCGCCCGGTTCTTCACCGATTCGCTGCCGAGGCTGTCGGATTCGCTGGCCGCCGGGGGAGCGGCGCCGTGGCGATATCGATTCGACTGGTGCCCGCCGGACAGCCCGTTCGGCGCGTGCCACGGCATCGAGTTGCCCTTCGTACTCGGTGACGCGGCGGCGTGGGCGGCGGCGCCGATGCTGTGCGGGCAGCGACCGGGCGAACTGGTGGACGAGGTGCGCACCCGCTGGGCGGGCTTCGTGCGCGCGGGTGATCCGGGCTGGCGGCGCGGTACCGAACACCGCTTCGACGGTTAG
- a CDS encoding glycosyltransferase family 39 protein, with translation MEAMQGNTATARPPFAYLGVGVLLGLSAVALLFSSGRYGFFGDEMYFIAAGHRLSFGYADQGPVLPLLARLMDALAPGSLVALRLPAVLITLAAIVFSALIAREFGGSRTAQVLAAAAYATSPFLLLQGAQLSTNVIDSALWVPITWLLIRWVRTRHDVLLLLAGVVTAVDMQVKWLIPAFWIAVVLSVLACGPRELLGRPLLWAGGAITLAATAPTLVWQARHGWPQLGMTAQVAAEQSEIGGRILFVPIALIAAGGLGVFLLVTGLIALFRWEPLRPYRFLAPVQLLVVVAFLASNGRPYYVMGCYAAVMAAGAVWWTRKPARWRRIFSIALTVTSAAFVVFSLPLKPESELRQPDSDQAAGLQIGLYGKFGWPELRDATAAAYSALPAADREHAVIITGNYWQASALDVQRGRYGLPAIYSPNRGFGYFGTPPDTATTVLWVGGSQDDLRKHFDSVTPIGRVDSRLGFPDVTRDVTIWRCDRPHTPWSTAWPGMLNLG, from the coding sequence ATGGAAGCGATGCAAGGGAATACCGCGACCGCGCGCCCGCCCTTCGCCTACCTCGGCGTCGGCGTACTACTGGGGCTGAGCGCCGTCGCGCTGCTGTTCTCCAGCGGCCGGTACGGATTCTTCGGCGACGAAATGTATTTCATCGCCGCCGGGCACAGATTGAGCTTCGGCTATGCCGATCAGGGGCCGGTGCTGCCGCTGCTCGCTCGGCTGATGGATGCGCTGGCGCCGGGATCGCTTGTGGCGCTGCGACTCCCGGCGGTGCTGATAACGCTGGCCGCCATCGTCTTCAGCGCGTTGATTGCGCGGGAGTTCGGCGGCTCGCGCACCGCACAGGTGCTCGCCGCGGCGGCGTACGCGACCTCGCCGTTCCTGCTCCTCCAGGGCGCTCAGTTGTCCACCAACGTCATCGATTCCGCGCTGTGGGTGCCGATCACCTGGTTATTGATCCGCTGGGTGCGCACCAGACACGATGTGCTGCTGCTGTTGGCCGGGGTCGTCACGGCGGTCGATATGCAGGTGAAGTGGCTGATCCCGGCGTTCTGGATCGCCGTAGTGCTCAGCGTATTGGCCTGTGGGCCACGCGAATTGCTCGGCCGCCCGCTGCTGTGGGCCGGTGGGGCGATCACGCTGGCGGCGACCGCGCCGACGCTCGTCTGGCAGGCCCGGCACGGCTGGCCGCAGCTGGGCATGACCGCACAGGTGGCCGCGGAACAGTCGGAGATCGGCGGGCGGATCCTCTTCGTGCCGATCGCGCTCATCGCGGCGGGTGGTCTCGGCGTCTTTCTGCTGGTAACCGGGCTCATCGCACTGTTTCGCTGGGAACCGTTGCGGCCCTACCGTTTTCTGGCCCCGGTGCAGCTGCTGGTGGTGGTCGCCTTCCTCGCGAGCAACGGGCGGCCGTATTACGTGATGGGTTGCTACGCCGCGGTGATGGCGGCGGGCGCGGTCTGGTGGACGCGCAAACCCGCGCGCTGGCGGCGGATCTTCTCGATCGCGCTCACGGTCACCTCGGCGGCATTCGTGGTGTTCTCATTGCCGCTGAAGCCGGAATCGGAACTGCGCCAACCTGATTCGGATCAGGCGGCGGGCCTGCAGATCGGGCTGTACGGCAAATTCGGCTGGCCGGAGCTGCGCGACGCCACCGCGGCCGCCTACTCGGCGCTGCCCGCCGCCGACCGCGAGCATGCGGTGATTATCACCGGAAACTATTGGCAGGCAAGCGCTTTGGATGTGCAGCGAGGCCGCTACGGTCTGCCCGCGATCTACAGCCCGAATCGCGGATTCGGTTACTTCGGCACGCCACCGGATACCGCGACGACGGTGCTGTGGGTCGGCGGCTCACAGGACGACCTGCGCAAGCACTTCGATTCGGTGACACCGATCGGGCGGGTGGACTCCCGGCTCGGTTTTCCGGACGTCACCCGCGATGTCACCATCTGGCGCTGTGATCGTCCGCACACACCGTGGTCGACGGCCTGGCCGGGGATGTTGAACCTCGGCTGA